In the genome of Hymenobacter cellulosivorans, one region contains:
- a CDS encoding FecR family protein: MTEPEFHKLLQRYLAGQCTTEEQALVEHWYDRLEQADGQVLPAQNQAEVEQAIWARLLQNRRPVKPAPRVVAMWPSTPWRWAAALALLAVSLGLLMLATSRLRTPAQLNQVASANGWLLRTNPTQQVQYFRLPDSSRISLHPGSSLRYRTALAGPRREVHLEGEAFFQVSKNPERPFLVFTKQVVTTVLGTSFRVKAYAAGKDASVAVREGKVAVQAREGAQLDASPAHPAALGVLLLPNQQVVYSAAQRRLKKELVDRPVVLAPQPFEFEARPVAEVLGALEKAYGVDIVYDKAKLANCTVSITFYDEPLFEKLGLLCKSLGAHYTLSDATILIHSEGCQSHLGG, translated from the coding sequence GTGACGGAACCCGAATTTCACAAGCTCCTGCAGCGCTACCTTGCCGGCCAGTGTACGACTGAGGAACAGGCGTTGGTCGAGCACTGGTACGACCGGCTCGAACAAGCGGATGGACAAGTCCTGCCCGCCCAAAATCAGGCAGAAGTAGAACAGGCCATCTGGGCACGCTTGCTGCAAAACCGCCGCCCGGTCAAACCGGCACCCCGGGTGGTAGCAATGTGGCCCTCGACGCCCTGGCGCTGGGCCGCGGCCTTGGCACTGCTGGCCGTCAGCCTGGGCTTGCTGATGCTTGCTACCAGCCGTTTGCGGACGCCTGCCCAACTCAACCAGGTTGCTTCTGCCAATGGGTGGTTGCTGCGAACCAACCCGACCCAACAGGTGCAATACTTCCGGCTGCCCGACAGTAGCCGTATCAGCTTGCATCCGGGCAGTAGCCTGCGCTACCGCACGGCCCTGGCCGGTCCCCGTCGGGAAGTGCACCTGGAAGGCGAGGCCTTTTTCCAGGTGAGCAAAAACCCCGAAAGGCCCTTTCTGGTGTTCACGAAGCAAGTGGTTACTACTGTACTTGGCACCAGTTTCCGGGTGAAAGCCTACGCGGCCGGTAAAGATGCCTCGGTGGCGGTGCGGGAAGGCAAGGTAGCCGTTCAGGCCCGGGAAGGGGCGCAGCTAGATGCCTCGCCCGCGCACCCGGCGGCCCTGGGAGTACTGCTGCTGCCCAACCAGCAAGTGGTGTACTCGGCGGCGCAGCGGCGTCTGAAAAAGGAATTGGTAGACCGCCCTGTGGTGCTGGCGCCCCAGCCGTTTGAATTTGAGGCGAGGCCCGTGGCCGAGGTGCTAGGGGCACTGGAAAAGGCGTACGGGGTCGACATCGTCTACGATAAGGCCAAACTGGCCAACTGCACCGTCAGCATTACCTTCTACGACGAGCCCCTGTTTGAAAAGCTGGGCTTGCTGTGCAAGTCCTTGGGCGCCCACTACACGCTCTCCGACGCCACCATCCTCATTCATAGCGAAGGTTGCCAGAGCCATTTAGGTGGCTAG
- a CDS encoding RNA polymerase sigma factor has protein sequence MKSAALLNHASRPDAALLEAMQAGDETAFAELYKRYSYQLFNVAYGKLKNREVAEELVQDLFETLWSKRSTAQVQQVGNYLFAALRYRIINYIKSEKVRTSYEFFCHLNQSEADRGTEATVALNDLNEALAAGMQHLSEKTQEVFRLSRLEQYTIPEISLRVNLSEKTVEYHLRKSLKLMRLYLRHFLMLIWPLLFFIK, from the coding sequence GTGAAGTCTGCTGCTCTACTAAATCATGCTTCCCGGCCGGATGCGGCCTTGCTTGAGGCCATGCAGGCAGGCGATGAAACAGCTTTCGCCGAGCTGTATAAGCGCTACAGTTACCAGCTGTTCAACGTGGCGTACGGGAAGCTGAAGAACCGCGAGGTAGCCGAAGAGCTGGTGCAGGATTTATTTGAAACCCTGTGGAGCAAACGCAGTACCGCTCAGGTTCAGCAAGTAGGCAATTATTTATTTGCGGCCCTTCGCTACCGCATCATCAACTATATCAAATCCGAGAAGGTCCGGACCAGTTATGAGTTTTTCTGCCACCTCAACCAGTCCGAGGCCGATAGGGGCACGGAAGCGACTGTGGCACTCAACGACCTGAACGAGGCGCTGGCCGCGGGCATGCAGCACTTGTCCGAAAAAACCCAGGAGGTCTTCCGCCTGAGCCGGCTGGAACAGTACACTATCCCCGAAATCTCGTTACGCGTGAACTTGTCCGAGAAAACTGTGGAATATCACCTGCGCAAGTCGCTTAAACTAATGCGGCTCTATCTGCGCCATTTCCTTATGTTGATCTGGCCCTTGTTATTTTTTATCAAATAG